The segment ATCACCTTTCCTGCAGGTCTGTCAGATTTCAAACCGGCCTGTTAAAAGTATAATTTGTTGAAACAATTGGGCCTTCGTTCAGTCTTACATTTTTTTACTGAAAAGGAAAGGTAATTCGCCATTAAAAGAAATCAAATACGAATTCTGATATTGTGAAAGTCTTCAAATAATTATAAAATGGATATAATGGAAAATTTTATAAAATAACTTACGTAAACATGTATTAAAAGAAAACGAAACAAATCTTCTAAAGGGTATTGGAGGAATCAGATGAAAAGAATGCCGCTTATTTTATGTATACTCTTGTTCACACTGATTTTGATGCGTGCTTATGACGCTTATCAAAGAACTCCAAAAGTGGAACAAGAAATTATTGAAGTGCCTTATATCGAAACCAATATTGAACAACCATAGGATTCTTGAGCAAATAGCGAAGCCCAAGAAATCGTTCAACTTCTTTTATAACCATCCATAAGCTGAAGATAAAAATGGCTTGCCCGGACATCTGCAGATGAACAGAATTAGATGATTCAAAGCCTATGTGAGATATATTGCGTCACATGAAATTCTTATAACTCCCTGCTGATGGATGTACGTTCTCCTACATAAGAGAGGCTATAACAGATAGCCTCTCTCTTTGTAATCATAGATCAATGAATTATTACCGCTGATCTTCATCAGAATGAACATTAAAGCCTTCTGATAAACAACTGGGGATAATCCACTACAAAACCCTTCTCATCAAATGTGATGAATGATTCAAAATCCTGGCTTTGAAAATTAAAGACCCTGTTCTTCCCTATGCTTTTAATAAATGTATAGCTTTGATTCGTTTTCTGTACGTCCAATGCCGGAACAGAGACATAAACCATCTCAAATTCTCTTTTTTGATTTGGCTTCCAGTCTAACCGGTTAATGGGCAGAGAGTTAGTAAAAGGTGTGGCTGATAGATCCACATCAATCGCTCCTGTTAATTCATCTAATCCATTTCCATGCCGGTCGAACCACTCCCCTTTTCCAGAAGAAGTGATCTGTAAGGCCTTCCCTGTTCTATCTGTGATGTTCACGCTTTTCGTTCTCCATAAATCGTCGAATTCCATATGATAATCGATTTGCATAGGAGAATTTCTATCCAAATAAATTACTGTACTTTCTGCAAGAATGGCATTTTCTTTAGTAAAAAGCTTTAAATACTCACAGCCAAACGTTTCTTTATTCTCCCAGACCATCTCTTTTGAAAACATAATCACACCTCTTTAAGACTTCTTTATTCATATATTTCAATGCTATTTCTCATGCACCTCTACAAAAACGGTGCCAATTATTTTATTATCAATGACCGCGTCCAACTTCCATAATCCTTTTTTAGGCAATGCCATATTGGATGGGATATGATGATCGGCTCCGTTATTCGGGCTAAGGGATGATTGTCCTTCCCTTTCCGGCACCACAACGATTGGCTCTTTGCTTTTTTCATGGGTCCCGATCACTTGAAAGGCACCGGAAAGTTCTTCTTCACTTCCCCAGAAATGCCACATATACTTATTTATGCGATCTGTATAAAAGCGGTCCACCTCCTTGTTTTCGTAGATAAACCCTGCCCGTCCTTCTTCACCAATCATAGAGAAATTGTTTGATTCAAAAAGAGGGCTTTCCTTCCAGTTTTCAACCTTAATCATTTCTTCTGCCTCAATTTCGCTGTTTTTATCAGAGGAACCGGCACAGCCTGTCAGAACGATAAGACCTATTATTGAAAAGAAGAGTACTAGATACCGTTTCACTTTAAATCCCTCCTGTAACCATACTTTTTGGAGCGCTCTTTCACTTCAAATATACCAGATATATACAGTTGCGAAAACAGGAGTTCGA is part of the Planococcus shenhongbingii genome and harbors:
- a CDS encoding putative glycolipid-binding domain-containing protein, whose translation is MFSKEMVWENKETFGCEYLKLFTKENAILAESTVIYLDRNSPMQIDYHMEFDDLWRTKSVNITDRTGKALQITSSGKGEWFDRHGNGLDELTGAIDVDLSATPFTNSLPINRLDWKPNQKREFEMVYVSVPALDVQKTNQSYTFIKSIGKNRVFNFQSQDFESFITFDEKGFVVDYPQLFIRRL